A DNA window from Anastrepha obliqua isolate idAnaObli1 chromosome 5, idAnaObli1_1.0, whole genome shotgun sequence contains the following coding sequences:
- the LOC129248290 gene encoding transmembrane reductase CYB561D2-like translates to MTRRGKFVVNKMGNATIHFSRGTAQSLSTPQQHCQNISSPHQPTGCRRVASPPTLTFTQRLEFVLTLINRLLIGFITIYLCWMSLRLDRKDIPWHAVLCTLGFLCLMSEGLMAYYRGNVWTQVCQRQEKARLHWVLQLCGSIIGLIGIVIKMCLEEVHFHTRHGILGLATMIVLFISLLSGLGSLYATELKSRLQPRVNKALHNIIGLMTFTLAMLSMYYSFETKLFNDYSLDAAAYMDFRHLLEITTIIIFVLSTYGPLWCLFHSRL, encoded by the exons ATGACGCGTCGCGGGAAATTCGTAGTGAACAAAATGGGCAATGCGACCATCCACTTCAGTAGGGGCACCGCACAATCACTCTCAACTCCACAGCAACACTGCCAAAATATCAGTAGCCCTCATCAGCCAACAGGCTGTAGACGCGTAGCCTCACCACCCACACTGACGTTTACGCAAAGGCTCGAATTCGTATTGACGCTTATTAATCGATTGCTGATCGGCTTCATAACGATTTATTTGTGTTGGATGAGTTTACGTCTAGATCGCAAAGATATCCCATGGCATGCGGTGCTTTGTACACTGGGG TTCCTCTGCTTGATGTCCGAAGGTCTAATGGCCTACTATCGAGGTAATGTTTGGACCCAGGTGTGCCAGCGTCAGGAGAAAGCGCGGCTGCATTGGGTGCTACAGCTTTGCGGCTCCATAATCGGTCTGATCGGTattgttataaaaatgtgtttggAGGAGGTGCATTTTCACACTCGACATGGCATACTAG GACTTGCCACCATGATAGTCTTGTTCATCAGTCTCTTAAGCGGCCTAGGCTCACTTTATGCCACGGAGCTGAAAAGCCGTCTACAACCACGTGTCAATAAGGCTCTACACAATATTATTGGCCTGATGACCTTCACACTAGCCATGCTGAGTATGTATTACTCTTTTGAGACGAAGCTTTTTAACGATTACTCGTTAGATGCAGCTGCTTACATGGATTTTCGGCACCTTTTggaaattacaacaattattatatttgtgtTGAGCACATACGGGCCATTGTGGTGTTTGTTTCATAGTcgattgtga